In Vidua chalybeata isolate OUT-0048 chromosome 9, bVidCha1 merged haplotype, whole genome shotgun sequence, a genomic segment contains:
- the LOC128792571 gene encoding nucleolar pre-ribosomal-associated protein 1-like: MDWFPGVLILTSPKPQASLPGPLPLLYLLDAVQNGIRQPSLMFAFSLTLCAAHVAQQILKPEEHMYIKVKRFLLSHRCLDLRKVPGFLQLFYSFDSEKTEREWILRFLGEGLRDKHCCELYVYQRIFWVILAFFSSPLCDQGSQSRILEI; this comes from the exons ATGGACTG gtttcCAGGTGTTTTGATCCTGACGTCGCCAAAGCCTCAG gcttctCTCCCGGGGCCCTTGCCGTTGCTGTATCTCTTGGATGCCGTGCAGAACGGAATCAGGCAGCCAAGCCTCATGTTCGccttctccctcaccctctgcGCTGCTCatgtggcacagcagatcctgaagcCAG aggagCACATGTACATAAAGGTAAAGAGATTCCTTCTGTCGCACCGGTGTTTGGACCTGAGGAAGGTACCGGGTTTCCTCcagcttttctacagttttgattCTGAG AAAACAGAGCGTGAGTGgatcctcagatttcttggggaagggctgcgtgACAAACATTGCTGTGAGCTTTATGTCTACCAGAGGATTTTCTGGGTCATTCTTGCCTTTTTCAGCAGTCCTTTGTGtgaccagggctcccag agtcgTATTCTGGAGATATGA